The sequence TTTTGGCAATCCATTTTCTTCACCCAATTGCGCATAACTTTGTGCCAATCCAGACACCTCCTTACTATGAAACAAATGAAAGATTGCTAATCACAAAAAGCAATTAGCAATCTTTCATTAAATTTCTATAGTACTATTATTAGATTCCAAACCCAGCAATAAGTGCCATTGCCATCATATCAATTGCTTCTTGAAGATCTTCTACAGTTGTAATGCCATCTGAATCACGAGCAATACTTGTTGCAATTAGTGTTTGTTGGGCACTTGTCAATTCGTTGTAAAGCTCTAAATCTAGACCATCAGCTTCTAGTGCAACTAATGCTACTTTAACATCAGCTGCTTTTTTCGCTGCATTTAGCTTCCCAAGGTTCGTTGCATTTACAGTATCTACTAAAGCTTGAACTGCTGCTGTATCTGCAAATGTATCTTCTTCTGCAACCTCTGGAAGTTCAGCTGTGTATAGAGCAACATTTTTATCAACAATACCAGTTAACGCTAATGCTTCTGCTTTTAATGCTTCTAGTACATCTTCTTCATATGAATCTGAATCTAATTCATTGATAGCTACTAGTGCTGCTTTTAATGCTTCCGCCGCATTTACATCATCAACGAATGTTTGGATTGCATCTACTGAAGCATATTCTCCTGTAGATGCTTCATCGTATGCTCCATCATTAGCAGTTTCATAGTTTACAAGTAGACCTGCTTCTTTCAAAGCATCCAATGCAGCTGCTAATTCAGTTACATCTGCTGCTTCATTTACAGCTGCAACTAGTCCTTCAACTTTATCAGCAAGTTCTGCTGCATTCACGTCAGTAACGAATGTTTGGATATCTTCTGGTCTAACGAATTTAGTTTCTGCTGTTTTTGCAGCAAAGTATGCCGTATCGTTAGATGCAACAACACCTTCGATAAGATCAGCAGTTTCTAAAGCTTGTAATGCTGCTAATAAAGCAACTTCGTCAGTTGCTTCGTTTGCAGCTGTGATCAAGCCCTCTAACTCTGTTGCTGCATCGATAGCTTCTAGAACAGCAGCGATACGTTCAGCAAAAGATTTTTCCCCTTCAGCCGGTGTATCGAAATCAGGATGAACACTTTCAATATTTGTTAGCATATTTGCTGCAGCTGTTACATCCGCTGCAGCTTCTGAAGCTTCAGCTTTTGCTACAGCCGTTTCTACGATATCAAGGTTTGTAGCGTCGATAATTACTTGCACATCTGCAAGTGATATTGGGTTGTCAGATTTAATTGCTGTGCTGTAAGCATTTAGGTTAGATGTAATTGAACTTACATGCACAATTTCTGCTTCAGCTAATGCATCTTCCAAAGTAGAAACAGTGTTTGCTGCTTTAATAGCTGCAACTAACTCTGCTTCCTCACCTGATTTTGCATCATTAACAAGGTTTACCAATGCTTGAATATCTGCAACAGATGTAATGCTTAACGCATCAGCGATTGTAGATTGATAGTCATCTAAGTAAGCTTCTTCAATACCTTCAATACCTAGTACTGGTGCTGTTAAAGCTGTTTTAAAATCAGTTGAATTACCAGTTTCAGAAGTTGATTTAACAGCTGCAATTGCTGCATTTAAATCTTCTACTGATTTAACGATAACGTTAATTGTAGCAGTTTTGTCTGTTCCTGCAATTGTACCCGTAACTTCTACTGTACCTGCTTCAGAGAAATCACTCTCTTCCCAAGTAACAGCTACTTCGCCAGTTGTACCGCCTTCGAACTCAACTTCAACTGTTTCCGGTAATGCAGGAGCTGTTCCTACTACCACGGTAATATCAGCTGGGTTTGTTACTGATTCGATAGTTAGTTCAGGTAGTGTTGGTGTAGGGTAAACTGAGAAATCTTCACCTGTCGCACCATTTGTGAAATCTCCAACAATTTCATTTTCTTGTAGTTCTTCTGCTACATCCAAGAATGGCTTCTCCTGATCAGCAATTGCTTTCAATGTTGTTACTTTGTTTAATTGCTTCAGGTATACCTGGATATTTCCAGTACCGTATTTATCAACTAGAACACCTTTTTCAACTGGTGATAAATCAGCCCAGTCTTCAAAAGTATAATACTCGCCGCGTTCACCTTCTGCTCCATTGAAATAAAGACCTGATTCAATTTGTGCTACTGCATCCGCAAATCCTTGGATAGGCGCAACTACTGCTGGTACGACTAGCGCTGCCGCTAATGCCGCTAATGGTAATTTTTTCTTCATATTATATAAACCTCCAATGATAATTAAGTCATTACTCAATTCCGATTACTTCAAAATTTTCTTCGGCAGGCGAGCTTGAAATTACTTCACCTGTTTCATAATCTTTGAATTCGCCTGGAAGATCCCCTGGCACATAATTTGAACTTGCACTAAGGAATGGTTGTCCCGATTGAGAAATATCATCTAATGATGCAATTTTATTTAAAGAAGGAAGATATGGCTTGATGTTCTTTTGACCATATTTTGCAATGAGAATACCTTTTTGAGCCACAGCCAAATCACTCCAAGCCGGATAAGAATAATATTCCCCTTGGGAACCATCTGTATTAATAAAGTAAATACCCGATGGCAGCTGTTGCTCTGCTGCATTGACTTGAGCAGGTATTGCCATAGCTGGTACCAAGGCCAATGTAGAAGCAAGGATAAGAAGTTTCTTCTTCATAGTAAAATCCACTCCTATCTCTTTCATTAATTTAGAAATAGCTAGCTTAGGAAAGATTCCTATTCTTACCTAAGCTAGCCCTATTTAGATTACTATATTATTATTTTGAAACTTTAATTGCTTCGCTTGCCACTTTAACACCAGCTGCATTATATGCTTCAACTGTTACAGTCTCTACATCAATAAAAGTATCTTTGTAAGAGAATGTTTTTGTAGTTGCATCGTAAGTTGCGTCTTGAGCAGGAACACCTGCATCAAATACAAGCTTCACTGATGCTACGTCAGCAGCTTTAGTTCCTGCTACTGTACCAGTGATATTGAAGATAGCAAGTCCAGCTACTCCAGCATCTTTCGAATCAATAGTCGTTGCTGTGAATTCGATTTCAGCTACTTCTTCTACCTCTGGATTTACAGCTGCTACAAATGTTGCTGTAGCTGTTGCAAGAGCTGCTGTAGCTGCTTTCAAGTCTGCTTCAGTTGCATCAGTTTTTGCTGCTGCAGCTTCTGCTGTTGCAATTGCTGCTGCGTAAGTTGCTTTTACTGCTGCAGTATATTGACCAGGCTCATCGCCTTCAACTGCTGCTGTATTGCGTGCTGTAGCTGCTGTTACTGCATCAGTCAATGCTTTTTTAGCTGCTTCTACAACGTCACCTTTGTACTCATCTTGTGGTGCGTTAACGCCTACTTTTTGCTCGATGATGTAGAACGTTGTTTTACCGTCTTTCACTTCACGAGTAACTGTAACTTCACCTTTTTTCAACTCTTCAATAAAGTCAGCAGCTGTTGCGATTGGTGTATTACCAAGACCTCTGTAGTCTGCACCTGTGTATTTCACTGCATCTTTACCGTCGAAAGTAAGTTCCCCTTTATCAGAGTTGAATGATACAACTTTACCAGTGTAAAGATCTGAAACTGCTTTTGTAGCTGTGAATGAAGCTGTTGCTTCTTTCGCTGTGAATGCATAGTCTTTGCCATCTGTATCGATTGCAATACCTGTTGCAACTACACGTACTTTACCAGTTTTGTCTTGTGCTAGAGATACAAGTAAATCTGTGTTTCTATCTTTAGCTTCATAAGATACTGTGTAGCTACGGTTTGGAGAGATAACTTGACTTCCAACTAGTACATCATTTGCACCTTCATTGAAGATTGTATAAGATACTTTTCTAATTGAAGTACCTGCTACGTCTTTACCACTCTGGTTCACAAGTGATGCTTTGAATGTAGCTGTTTCATCACCACGGAAGTCAGATGTAGCTTTAGTACCTTTGTAAGATTTCAATGCTGAACCATCAAGGTATGCTTCAACAAAGTATGAAATCGCCGCAACTGTTTTTGGTTCGCCTTCATCAAGGTTACCTTCAACAGCGTTTGGAGTGTTTACATCAATCCAAGCTACTGGTGTTGCGTAGTCGTTCACTTTGTCACTACCGATAACGAATGATGCTTCACCTTTATCATTTGTTTTAACAGTGATTTTTTTAGCTGAGTTACCGTCAGCTTCTTTGTTGTTTTCGTAATATCTTGGATTATCTCCAGTTTTAACGAATTTAGCTTCAGTTACAGTTGAAATTACACGGTCAAGGTCTTCGTTGAATGCAACGTTGACAACTTCGTTTTTAGCAAGTTTACCGTCTTTATCTTTAACAACAACGTTGTATTTACGGCCGTTTGTTTCTTTAGTTGCTGCTACTTCTCCACCGTCGCGAGTAAGTTCAATCGTGTATTCCGCTTGCAATGCTGCGAATTTCACTTTTGTTGATTGTGCTTGTAATAGGCTTGCTTCATAAGTAGCTAGCTCTGCTTTTCTAACTTCTGAATTCGCAGCAGCTGTAGATACGTTTTGAGCAAATACTACTGGTGTTACTTCAGTGTTTGTACCAGATACTGTGAATGTTGCTTCACCTTTAGAATCTGTTGTGATTGTTGCAGTTACTGGTGCTGTTTTGTTGTTGATTTGAGAAACGGCTACACCATTTACTGTAGCATTTGCTAATTTGTCAGCAGATACATTCAAGTTTTCTACAAATGATACGTTGAATGTTGCGTTAGCAACTGCTTTACCAGTACGTGGATCTTTGTGAGTTACTTTGTATGTTTTGTTAGCACCGTTATTTACTACTTTATCAGTTAGTACTTCTTCGATTGCTAGGATTGTGTCAACACCCCAGAATACATAGCCAAGGCTACGAACTGCTGGTGCACCTGTTGGGTATGCAACAACTTGATCGTTACCTGCGTTGTATTGTGTGTAAGAGAATGTTGCAATTCCTTCTTCGTTTGTAACTGCTTCAAACACTTGGTCTTGGTTAAGTGTTGTAGTAGTTTGTGCTTTTACGTTGAATGTTACAGGAATACCTGCTTGTTTAACGCCTACATCAGCCGTAAGGATTGCTTGCTCTCCTACTTTACCTTGTACAGCTTGAGTAGTGATGTCAATTTTCGTTGGTAATACTGCAGAAATACCTTCGAATGAACCAACAACTGCATTATTCATTTTAACTTCGTATTTTTTACCGCCCTCTTGAATAGCAGTTGTCAATACAACAACTTTGTTATTTGTTTGTTTAACAGCTGCGTTAGAAACTGTTAGACCTTCGATCGTGAAGTTAAGTGAGTTAAGGTTCTCAACTGCTTCTTCCAAAGTTACTTCAACAGTTGTAGCGTTGATCGCTTTAACAGAACCAGATACAGTTCCAGTTACTACTGAGAAATCAGTGTTGATAGATTTGTTCAAGAATGTTGCAAAGTGTCCACGAGTTGTAGATCCTTTTGGATTGAAGTTTGGAGCAGCTGGGTTCGTGATGTCGAAGAAATCAAGAACGTTGATAGCAGCTTGTGCTTCAGTTTTAGCTGATGCAAGGTCTGTAACGTCAGCTTTGAAATCTTGACCGTTTACATATGTAACTAGGTCGATTTCGTTTACTTGGTCAAACGCACGAACAAGCACTAGTGCCATGTTTTCGCGAGTGATGTTGTCAGCCGCAAGAAGACGACCGTTGCTTCCGATGAATACGCCTGCGTCTTTAACAACTGCAGCATAGTCAAGTAGTTCTCCGTTTGAGCTAGTAGTCAAGTCAGAGAAGCGTGGGTTTGTGCGTGCATCTTCAGGAATTGAAGCACCTTCAGTTACAAGCCATTTACCCATCATTTTAACAACGTCAGAACGTGTTAGTGTTTTGTTTGGTTGGAATGACCCGTCTGGGTATCCTTTGATAATGCCTGCATCTGCAAGAGCGTTGATACCCTCTGCGTGCGTGTTACCTTGTACGTCTGAAAAATCTGCCGCGCTTGCTACTGGTGCTACTGCAGATGCTACAAGAGCAGCTGATGCAGCTCCTACTAAAAATTTGCTGTACTTCGTTGGTTGGTTAGCCATTGAATAATTTCCTCCTCTTAGATAGAAATAAAATTTTGTCATCTACTCCCACGGCAAAATGAAAGATAGAAGCCATTACACACTAAAGTATAGATAGTTACGACAAGGATGTCAATTACAAAATAGTAATATCGTAAATTCCAGTGGAAACTGTAGTAGATTCCGTAGTCGCTTCTATCATTCTAACGTATATCTTATAATTATCAAGTCTTTTACTGTATTTGGTGCAAAATTACAGAAGTATTTCAATTGTGTTAAGAGTGTTACGGGGTGTTTGTGGATAAGGACGGGGTTTATGGCTGAAGGGATTTGTCAAAAGTGTGTGTATGTCGCTGAATTGTAATAGTTGTTCTCTATTCTTCTATATAAATACCCCTCTAACAATGCTTGGCGATGCGCTTTTCTTAGTGTCTAGCTCCAGGCGCCAGA comes from Sporosarcina sp. FSL K6-3457 and encodes:
- a CDS encoding Ig-like domain-containing protein; translation: MKKKLPLAALAAALVVPAVVAPIQGFADAVAQIESGLYFNGAEGERGEYYTFEDWADLSPVEKGVLVDKYGTGNIQVYLKQLNKVTTLKAIADQEKPFLDVAEELQENEIVGDFTNGATGEDFSVYPTPTLPELTIESVTNPADITVVVGTAPALPETVEVEFEGGTTGEVAVTWEESDFSEAGTVEVTGTIAGTDKTATINVIVKSVEDLNAAIAAVKSTSETGNSTDFKTALTAPVLGIEGIEEAYLDDYQSTIADALSITSVADIQALVNLVNDAKSGEEAELVAAIKAANTVSTLEDALAEAEIVHVSSITSNLNAYSTAIKSDNPISLADVQVIIDATNLDIVETAVAKAEASEAAADVTAAANMLTNIESVHPDFDTPAEGEKSFAERIAAVLEAIDAATELEGLITAANEATDEVALLAALQALETADLIEGVVASNDTAYFAAKTAETKFVRPEDIQTFVTDVNAAELADKVEGLVAAVNEAADVTELAAALDALKEAGLLVNYETANDGAYDEASTGEYASVDAIQTFVDDVNAAEALKAALVAINELDSDSYEEDVLEALKAEALALTGIVDKNVALYTAELPEVAEEDTFADTAAVQALVDTVNATNLGKLNAAKKAADVKVALVALEADGLDLELYNELTSAQQTLIATSIARDSDGITTVEDLQEAIDMMAMALIAGFGI
- a CDS encoding S-layer homology domain-containing protein, whose amino-acid sequence is MANQPTKYSKFLVGAASAALVASAVAPVASAADFSDVQGNTHAEGINALADAGIIKGYPDGSFQPNKTLTRSDVVKMMGKWLVTEGASIPEDARTNPRFSDLTTSSNGELLDYAAVVKDAGVFIGSNGRLLAADNITRENMALVLVRAFDQVNEIDLVTYVNGQDFKADVTDLASAKTEAQAAINVLDFFDITNPAAPNFNPKGSTTRGHFATFLNKSINTDFSVVTGTVSGSVKAINATTVEVTLEEAVENLNSLNFTIEGLTVSNAAVKQTNNKVVVLTTAIQEGGKKYEVKMNNAVVGSFEGISAVLPTKIDITTQAVQGKVGEQAILTADVGVKQAGIPVTFNVKAQTTTTLNQDQVFEAVTNEEGIATFSYTQYNAGNDQVVAYPTGAPAVRSLGYVFWGVDTILAIEEVLTDKVVNNGANKTYKVTHKDPRTGKAVANATFNVSFVENLNVSADKLANATVNGVAVSQINNKTAPVTATITTDSKGEATFTVSGTNTEVTPVVFAQNVSTAAANSEVRKAELATYEASLLQAQSTKVKFAALQAEYTIELTRDGGEVAATKETNGRKYNVVVKDKDGKLAKNEVVNVAFNEDLDRVISTVTEAKFVKTGDNPRYYENNKEADGNSAKKITVKTNDKGEASFVIGSDKVNDYATPVAWIDVNTPNAVEGNLDEGEPKTVAAISYFVEAYLDGSALKSYKGTKATSDFRGDETATFKASLVNQSGKDVAGTSIRKVSYTIFNEGANDVLVGSQVISPNRSYTVSYEAKDRNTDLLVSLAQDKTGKVRVVATGIAIDTDGKDYAFTAKEATASFTATKAVSDLYTGKVVSFNSDKGELTFDGKDAVKYTGADYRGLGNTPIATAADFIEELKKGEVTVTREVKDGKTTFYIIEQKVGVNAPQDEYKGDVVEAAKKALTDAVTAATARNTAAVEGDEPGQYTAAVKATYAAAIATAEAAAAKTDATEADLKAATAALATATATFVAAVNPEVEEVAEIEFTATTIDSKDAGVAGLAIFNITGTVAGTKAADVASVKLVFDAGVPAQDATYDATTKTFSYKDTFIDVETVTVEAYNAAGVKVASEAIKVSK